ACCTTCTTATGAAGCATGGCCCCTGCCGACGCGATACACTCGGTGGCATTGTGCCCCAACATGTGAACGCCCAGCAGTTCGCCGGTCTCCCGGTGACGGAGCACTTTGACAAAGCCTTCGGTGTGACCGACCGCAATCGCCTTGCCCAAGGCCGCCAGAGGGAACAGACCAATGGCAATCGGAATGCCGGCCTTTTTGGCCTGGGCCTGCGTCAGTCCCACCGCACCGATTTCCGGGAACGTATACACCGCCGAAGGAATCGGCGACGTGAACGCGTGGGCATGGCCCATGGCATTCTCCACAGCGGCCACCCCCTGTGCCGAAGCGGCATGGGCAAGCAGACAGCGGCCATTGGCATCCCCGATGCAGTAGATGCCTTTCACGGGGGTTTCCATATGATCATCCACCCGGACAAAACCACGGTCCGTAGTCAAGCCGACGGTTTCCAGCCCGATGTCGGCGGTATTGGGGCGGCGCCCGATGGAGAGCAGGACGCGGTCGGCCTCCACCGTCTGCCCATTGCTGAGCACGGCCTTGACCGTGTCACCCACCGTCAACGTCTCGACCTTGGTGCCGGTGAAACATTGGATGCCACGCTTGGTAAAAGCCTTCTGGAGGGGCTCGCCCAGACTTTCATCCAGTTCGGGCAGAAGCCGGGGCATCAGTTCAACGACCGACACCTCTACGCCGAATTCACGCATCATACAGGCAAACTCACAGCCGATCACGCCCCCGCCGACAATCAGGAGGCGGACCGGGAGGGTCTTCCAGTGCAGGGATTCGTCACTGGTGCAGACCCGCTCGGGATCGGTGGGCCAACCGGGAATCCGCGCCGGAATGGAACCCACGGCCAGGATAATTTTGGCGGCGGTGATCTCTTCAGTACCGGACTTGGTTTCAATGGTGATTTTACCCGGCCCATTCAGCTTTCCGCGCCCCTGGATGAAGGTGGCTTTCCGCGCCGCCAGCAGGGACTTGATGCCTCCCCGCAGGGTTTGCAGAACCTTGTCCTTGCGGGCCTGGATCGCCGGCCAGTCAAAGGTCACCTCGCCCGCGACCTTGACCCCCATCGACGCCGCGCCGCGGATGGAATGAATCAATTCCGCGGACGCCAGCAGCGCCTTGGAGGGAATGCACCCCACGTTCAGACAGGTTCCCCCGAGATGGCCCTGTTCCACAATCGCAACCGTTGCCCCCATTTGGGCGGCTTTCAAGGCGGCCACATACCCGCCGGGACCGGCGCCCAAAACGACCATGTCAAAGTGTTTGCTCATAAGAATCTCCTTACACCAACTGCGCCGGGGTCTCCAGCAACTCCCTCAACCGGGCCATGAATTTTGCCGCCGGCAGTCCATCCACCACCCGGTGATCGGCGCTCAGGGTCACCGTCATCACCTTACCCGCCCACATCGCGCCATCCTGCACCACCACGGTTTCCCGCATGGCCCCCACCGCCAGAATAGCCGCTTCAGGGGGGTTCACAATGGCCGTAAACTGCTCGATGCCGAACATCCCGAGATTGGTGATGGTGAAGACGCCCTTGCCCATATTTTCGATCTTGCCGGTTTTGGCAGATTGGGCCAGACGCCGCGTTTCAGAGGCCAACTCCTTGATGGACAGCGTATCCGCCCGCAGGATCACCGGAACCACCAGCCCTTCATCCATCCCCACCGCAATCCCGATGTTGACGTCGTTGAACTCCACCATCTCATCATTTTCAATCCGACTACGGAAGGCGGGGAATTCCCGGACCGCCTTGGCGCACGCCTTGGTCACAAAGTCGTTGAGCGAGCATTGATACTTACTCTTTTCCGACTTCTGCAACTCGGCCATCGGCACGGCATTGACCGTCATCTGCATATAGAAATGGGGAATATTCTGCTTTGAGGCCAGCAAGTTACGGGCGACTGCCTTGCGCATCGGGGTCAACCGGCGGCGCGACGCCTGGCCCGTCACGGCGGCAGGGGCCGCCGCAGGGGCGGAGGACGACACAGAGGGCGTCCCGCCAGCGTTGGAAGCAGGTACCGCCTGGGCAGGAAGGTCGCGTGATGTGATACGGCCACTGGGGCCGGAACCGGTCCCGACCGAGGCGAGATCAATCCCGCGCTCTCCGGCGATCTTGCGGGCGGCCGGTGAGGCTTTAACCGGACCGGAGGCCGGCGTCACAACGGGTGCCGTAACGACCGGCACGGACATGGCCGCCCTGGGCACAGCGGAAGCCACCGGCGCAACGGACTGGGCGGCGACATCGGCCGGAATGGCCGCATGAGCATCCCCGATCAAGGCGATGCGCGTGCGGATCGGCACCGTGGTACCGGCTTGAACCAGAATTTTACGAAGCGTGCCCTCATGCCCGGCCTCGACTTCCACCACCGCTTTATCCGTCTCCACTTCGAGCAGAATCTCCTTGGCCTGAACCTTGTCTCCCTCACTCTTCAACCAACGGACAATGGTCCCCTCTTCCATCGATTGCCCGGCCTGGGGCATCAGCACATCCGTCATCGTCCCGCCTGTTGCAGCGGCAGGCGCGGGCGCAACCGCAGGGGATGGGGAAACGGATGCGGCAGCGCCGCCCTCGGCAGGAATCGGTTCATTGGCCTCGCCAATCAAGCCCACTTTGGTACGGATGGGGACCATTTGACCCACCGGGATAATGATTTTCCGCAGGATTCCGTCATGCCCGGCTTCCACCTCCACTACGGCCTTGTCGGTTTCCACCTCGAAAAGAATATCCTTGGCCTGAACCTTATCGCCTTCGTTCTTGAGCCACCGGACGATGGTTCCTTCTTCCATGGATTGACCGGCCTGAGGCATTTGGACTTCAAACATAAGCTGCTTCTCCCTGAAAATTACGAATTTCGTGATGTCAATGAAACCAGTTCTACTTGAATAATGGTGAAACTATGCCGTTGCGCTGTGAATATGTCAAACAAATATTTGCAACATTTTGTTGACAAACATGCAACACTTATGGCAAATATTGACACAGTTTTCACGAAAAGGGAGCATTTAGCCGTGGTTTACTCAGGAAAACAGCGAAAAGAGTACATTTTGGAGCGGATCTACCGGAACGGTCATGTTCTGGTTAAAGATCTGGCCACCGAAATGGCTATTTCCGAGGCGACCGTACGGCGCGACCTGAAGACGATGGCGGATGCGCAGGAAGTGGAACTGATCTACGGCGGTGCCACCCTGAAACGCCATGCTGATTTTTCATTCCGATCGAAAAACATCCGGAATATTGAAGCCAAGCGCAAAGTGGGTGAACTGGCCGTCACCCTGATTCATGATGGCGACCAGATTTTCCTCGATTCAGGAACCACCACGTTCCAGATGGCAGGCCTGTTGAAAGGCAAGCGCAGTTTGTCCGTAATCGCCAATTCCATCCGACTGGCCGAGGAATTGTCGCAAATCCCGGACGTCAATTTCATCATGCTTGGCGGCCAATACCGGGCGGACCGCATGGACACCATCGGCCCCCTGGCCATGGAGGCCATGGAACAATTGCGCGGCTATCGGGCCTTTATCGGGGCCGACGGAGTGGGCATGGATTTCGGACTGGCGGCGAGCGATATCGAAAGCTCACATCTCTACCGGCTCGCGGTCCGCCATGCACGGGAAACGATCCTGGTCCTGGACCATACCAAATTCGAATCGCCCTCTCTCTATAAGATTGTAGGCTGGGATGCGATCTCCACCGTGGTGACGGATCAAATGCCCACGCCCGAGTGGCAGAATTTCTTTAAAGATAAGAACGTGTCGTTGGTGACGCCAGAAGTGACAAAAGAGAATTCAGAATTCAGAATCCAGAATCCAGAATAAACACAGAAAAAAGGAAACCAGAATGCCTAAACATCAGATGATCATGCCGGACGACGTGCGCCGGGCCGGGTTTGTCGAGTTCCAACCGATTCCCGTGAACCAATACAACAAGACGGTCAAGGACGAGGTGAAGCAGTACGGGAAGGATGAACTGAAACGCATCCAACGCGACATGGTCGTCATCCGCGGCTTCGAGACGATGTTGAACGAGATCAAGCTGCAGGGCGCCTACAAGGGCATTGCCTATAATCACCGCGGGCCGGCCCATCTCTCCATCGGGCAGGAATCCGCCGCCGTCGGGCAGGCCTATCTGCTCGATGTGGATGACCACATTTACGGCAGCCATCGCAGCCACGGCGAAATTCTGGCGAAGAGCCTGTCGGCGATCCAGAAACTGGACGATGACACGCTGCTGAAGATCATGAAGACGTTTTTTGACGGCGCCTGTCTCCGCGTGGTGGAGAAGGGCTTTAATGGCAGCGTCAAGGAACTCGCCATTGACTTCCTGCTGTACGGAGCCCTCGCCGAGATCTTCGGACGCGACGCCGGCTTCAACAAGGGCATGGGGGGCTCCATGCACGCCTTCTTCACCCCGTTCGGCGTCTATCCCAACAACGCCATCGTGGGCGGCTCGGGTGACATCTCGGTGGGCGCTGCCCTCTTCAAGAAGGTGAACCGCCGGCCCGGCGTTGTGGTCTGCAATATCGGCGATGCCTCCGCCGCCTGCGGCCCGGTCTGGGAAGGACTCTGCTTCGCCACGATGGATCAGTTCAAGGAACTCTGGGACGGTGCCCACAAGGGCGGTCTGCCACTGATCATGAATTTCTTCAACAACTTCTACGGGATGGGTGGCCAGCCGGTGGGCGAAACCATGGGCTTCAAGGTCCTGGCCCGTCTCGGCGCCGGCATCCGGCCTGACCAGCTCCACGCCGAACGCGTGGACGGCTTCAATCCCCTGGCCGTGATCGACGCCATCCGGCGTAAAAAAGAGATCCTGGCCCGCGGCGACGGCCCGGTCCTGCTCGATACGATCACCTACCGCTACAGCGGCCATTCGCCCTCCGACGCCAGCTCCTACCGTGATAAATCGGAAATTGAAGCGTGGCAGAAGATCGACCCGCTCGTGACCTTTGCCGACCAGCTCGTCAAAGCCAAGGCCGCCACCGAGGGCGAACTCAAGACCATGCAGGAGCAGGTGGACGGACTGATCTTCAAGGCGTACCAGAAGGCGGTTGACCTGACGATCTCCCCGCGCTCCGACCTGAAGAAAAAGGGAAGCCTGCTGGAGCAGACCATGTTCTCCAACCAACGCGTGGAAAAAATGTCGGACGCGACACCTGACACCCTCATGGCGCTGGCGGACAATCCCCGCGTCAAGCAACTGGCCGGGCGCAGCCGTTCGGCGTTTGATGAAGCCGGGAACCGGCTGTCGAAGAGCCGCTGCGTCGTGTTCCGCGACGCGCTGTTCGAGGCGATCATCCACCGCTTCTACACCGATCCGACGCTCGTCGCCTATGGCGAGGAAAACCGGGACTGGGGTGGCGCCTTTGCCGTGTATCGCGGCCTCACCGAGGCGCTGCCGTATCACCGGCTGTTCAATTCGCCCATCGCGGAAGCCGCGATTGTCGGAACCGCGGTCGGCTATGGCCTGGAAGGCGGCCGTGCCCTGGTCGAGTTGATGTACTGCGACTTCATGGGCCGCGCAGGTGACGAACTGTTCAACCAGTTGTCCAAATGGCAGTCCATGTCCGGCGGCGTGCTCAAAATGCCCGTGACGGTCCGTGTTTCCGTTGGCTCCAAATACGGGGCGCAACACAGTCAGGATTGGGTGGCATTGGTCGCGCACATCCCCGGCCTCAAGATTGCCTTCCCGGCGTCACCCTATGACGCCAAGGGATTGATGAACTCGGCCCTGGTGGGTACCGACCCGGTGATTTTCTTCGAGAGTCAGCGCATCTATGACATTCCCGAGGAGTTCCACAAGGGCGGGGTGCCGGCGGATTACTACGAAATCCCGTTCGGCGAGCCGGATGTCAAGAAGGCCGGGAAAGACCTGACGATCCTGACGATCGGTGCCACGCTCTACCGGGCGCTGGAAGCCGCGAAAACACTGGAAGAGAAGTTCGGGATGTCCTGCGAGGTGATTGACGCCCGCTCGGTGGTCCCGTTCAACTACGAGAAGGTGATCGAGTCGGTGAAAAAGACACGCCGGATCCTGCTGGCCAGCGATGCCTGCGAGCGGGGCAGTTTCCTGCATACCATGGCGAACAAGATCAGCCAGTTCGCGTTTGATGAACTGGATGCCCCGCCCGTGGTGGTGGGCGCCCGCAACTGGATCACCCCGCAGGATGAGGTGGAGGATGCCTTCTTCCCGTTTGAGTGTGATATCATTGACGCGGTCCATGAACACATCCAGCCGC
This genomic interval from bacterium contains the following:
- the lpdA gene encoding dihydrolipoyl dehydrogenase gives rise to the protein MSKHFDMVVLGAGPGGYVAALKAAQMGATVAIVEQGHLGGTCLNVGCIPSKALLASAELIHSIRGAASMGVKVAGEVTFDWPAIQARKDKVLQTLRGGIKSLLAARKATFIQGRGKLNGPGKITIETKSGTEEITAAKIILAVGSIPARIPGWPTDPERVCTSDESLHWKTLPVRLLIVGGGVIGCEFACMMREFGVEVSVVELMPRLLPELDESLGEPLQKAFTKRGIQCFTGTKVETLTVGDTVKAVLSNGQTVEADRVLLSIGRRPNTADIGLETVGLTTDRGFVRVDDHMETPVKGIYCIGDANGRCLLAHAASAQGVAAVENAMGHAHAFTSPIPSAVYTFPEIGAVGLTQAQAKKAGIPIAIGLFPLAALGKAIAVGHTEGFVKVLRHRETGELLGVHMLGHNATECIASAGAMLHKKVTVQELAEVVFAHPTIGESVKEAAEDALGMALHLPPRKVLRVAAG
- a CDS encoding 2-oxo acid dehydrogenase subunit E2; amino-acid sequence: MFEVQMPQAGQSMEEGTIVRWLKNEGDKVQAKDILFEVETDKAVVEVEAGHDGILRKIIIPVGQMVPIRTKVGLIGEANEPIPAEGGAAASVSPSPAVAPAPAAATGGTMTDVLMPQAGQSMEEGTIVRWLKSEGDKVQAKEILLEVETDKAVVEVEAGHEGTLRKILVQAGTTVPIRTRIALIGDAHAAIPADVAAQSVAPVASAVPRAAMSVPVVTAPVVTPASGPVKASPAARKIAGERGIDLASVGTGSGPSGRITSRDLPAQAVPASNAGGTPSVSSSAPAAAPAAVTGQASRRRLTPMRKAVARNLLASKQNIPHFYMQMTVNAVPMAELQKSEKSKYQCSLNDFVTKACAKAVREFPAFRSRIENDEMVEFNDVNIGIAVGMDEGLVVPVILRADTLSIKELASETRRLAQSAKTGKIENMGKGVFTITNLGMFGIEQFTAIVNPPEAAILAVGAMRETVVVQDGAMWAGKVMTVTLSADHRVVDGLPAAKFMARLRELLETPAQLV
- a CDS encoding DeoR/GlpR family DNA-binding transcription regulator, giving the protein MANIDTVFTKREHLAVVYSGKQRKEYILERIYRNGHVLVKDLATEMAISEATVRRDLKTMADAQEVELIYGGATLKRHADFSFRSKNIRNIEAKRKVGELAVTLIHDGDQIFLDSGTTTFQMAGLLKGKRSLSVIANSIRLAEELSQIPDVNFIMLGGQYRADRMDTIGPLAMEAMEQLRGYRAFIGADGVGMDFGLAASDIESSHLYRLAVRHARETILVLDHTKFESPSLYKIVGWDAISTVVTDQMPTPEWQNFFKDKNVSLVTPEVTKENSEFRIQNPE
- a CDS encoding thiamine pyrophosphate-dependent enzyme, producing MPKHQMIMPDDVRRAGFVEFQPIPVNQYNKTVKDEVKQYGKDELKRIQRDMVVIRGFETMLNEIKLQGAYKGIAYNHRGPAHLSIGQESAAVGQAYLLDVDDHIYGSHRSHGEILAKSLSAIQKLDDDTLLKIMKTFFDGACLRVVEKGFNGSVKELAIDFLLYGALAEIFGRDAGFNKGMGGSMHAFFTPFGVYPNNAIVGGSGDISVGAALFKKVNRRPGVVVCNIGDASAACGPVWEGLCFATMDQFKELWDGAHKGGLPLIMNFFNNFYGMGGQPVGETMGFKVLARLGAGIRPDQLHAERVDGFNPLAVIDAIRRKKEILARGDGPVLLDTITYRYSGHSPSDASSYRDKSEIEAWQKIDPLVTFADQLVKAKAATEGELKTMQEQVDGLIFKAYQKAVDLTISPRSDLKKKGSLLEQTMFSNQRVEKMSDATPDTLMALADNPRVKQLAGRSRSAFDEAGNRLSKSRCVVFRDALFEAIIHRFYTDPTLVAYGEENRDWGGAFAVYRGLTEALPYHRLFNSPIAEAAIVGTAVGYGLEGGRALVELMYCDFMGRAGDELFNQLSKWQSMSGGVLKMPVTVRVSVGSKYGAQHSQDWVALVAHIPGLKIAFPASPYDAKGLMNSALVGTDPVIFFESQRIYDIPEEFHKGGVPADYYEIPFGEPDVKKAGKDLTILTIGATLYRALEAAKTLEEKFGMSCEVIDARSVVPFNYEKVIESVKKTRRILLASDACERGSFLHTMANKISQFAFDELDAPPVVVGARNWITPQDEVEDAFFPFECDIIDAVHEHIQPLKGYTVSRDCSNQDLMRRSQLGI